In Nocardia sp. NBC_00403, one DNA window encodes the following:
- a CDS encoding MFS transporter — protein MTQTLSPGSAKTTPATPTPPASPAYGARRTIAILAVILTGQFMAVLDASIVNVAIPSIRTSLHTSGSALQLIVAGYVIAYAVLLVTGARLGDRFTQRRTFIAGLAVFTVASFACGLAWNEVTLIVFRFLQGVGAAAMVPQIMTLIQRNFTGNARAKALSTYSAIISGGMVVGQVVGGLIVNADLWGSSWRGVFLVNVPIGVVLLLVAPRVLPSDTARFDRKLDLAGLAMLTVSVLLLVLPMVLGHEQNWPLWTWITLGASVIGIVVFIAIERAVAARGGEPLFAQRVLRTPGLVLTASTLFVIMATFGGWMFVMAIHLQSTLGYTALHAGLLFIPMGVTFALASLNWERIPHRFHAAMIPLGLVLGAATMVTLGMLLRNGADFGPLPLTIFGIQGIGFGLAFSPLMTRTLAKIPMSLAADASGILVTSVQLGIVVGIACFGTIFLGLLGTTALSAAHALGGTAIAEGATVLAAAALATRAAR, from the coding sequence ATGACCCAGACGTTGTCACCGGGTTCGGCCAAGACGACACCCGCCACGCCGACTCCCCCAGCATCTCCCGCGTACGGCGCGCGGCGCACCATTGCGATCCTCGCCGTCATCCTGACCGGGCAGTTCATGGCGGTGCTCGACGCCTCCATCGTGAATGTCGCTATTCCCTCCATCCGCACCTCGCTGCACACAAGCGGATCGGCGCTGCAGCTGATCGTCGCCGGATACGTCATCGCCTACGCCGTGCTGCTCGTCACCGGCGCCCGGCTGGGTGACAGGTTCACTCAGCGTCGTACCTTCATCGCCGGCCTTGCGGTGTTCACCGTGGCCTCATTCGCCTGCGGGCTGGCGTGGAACGAAGTCACCTTGATCGTGTTCCGATTCCTGCAGGGCGTCGGCGCGGCGGCCATGGTCCCGCAGATCATGACCCTGATCCAGCGGAATTTCACCGGCAATGCCAGAGCCAAGGCACTCAGCACATACTCTGCGATCATTTCCGGCGGCATGGTTGTCGGTCAGGTCGTGGGCGGTCTGATCGTCAACGCCGATCTCTGGGGTAGCAGCTGGCGTGGCGTGTTCCTGGTCAATGTGCCGATCGGTGTGGTGCTGCTGCTGGTCGCGCCGCGGGTACTGCCTTCGGACACGGCACGATTCGACCGCAAGCTCGATCTGGCCGGGCTGGCGATGCTGACCGTTTCGGTGCTGCTGCTCGTCCTTCCGATGGTGCTCGGCCACGAACAGAACTGGCCGCTGTGGACATGGATCACCCTGGGCGCCAGCGTGATCGGTATCGTGGTATTCATCGCCATCGAACGAGCGGTCGCGGCGCGCGGCGGCGAACCACTGTTCGCGCAGCGAGTATTGCGAACGCCCGGGTTGGTGCTCACCGCGTCGACACTGTTCGTGATCATGGCGACCTTCGGCGGCTGGATGTTCGTGATGGCCATTCACCTGCAGAGCACCCTCGGCTACACCGCGCTACATGCGGGGCTGCTGTTCATCCCGATGGGTGTCACGTTCGCACTGGCCAGCCTGAACTGGGAGCGCATTCCACACCGCTTCCATGCCGCCATGATCCCGTTGGGGCTCGTACTCGGCGCGGCGACGATGGTGACGCTCGGCATGTTGCTGCGCAACGGCGCCGACTTCGGCCCGCTGCCGCTGACGATCTTCGGCATCCAGGGCATCGGCTTCGGACTCGCGTTCAGCCCATTGATGACCAGGACCCTGGCCAAGATCCCGATGTCGCTGGCCGCGGACGCGAGCGGCATCCTGGTCACCAGCGTGCAGCTGGGCATCGTCGTCGGCATCGCCTGCTTCGGCACCATCTTCCTCGGGCTGCTCGGCACCACCGCTTTGTCGGCGGCCCATGCGCTGGGCGGCACGGCGATCGCCGAGGGTGCGACGGTACTGGCCGCCGCCGCGCTCGCAACCCGGGCAGCGCGCTGA
- a CDS encoding GMC family oxidoreductase, whose protein sequence is MTADYVIVGSGSAGAVLANRLSDDPGTTVVLLEAGPPDKNKFAHIPAAFAKLFRTEVDWDYLTEPQPGLNNRQIYWPRGKMFGGSSSMNAMMWVRGFRADYDEWALLAGEEWGFAAAVEQYRRIENVEEAQYPDEGAAGPLHISRQRSPRASTAAYLTAVQEAGFAVEPPNRPQPDGFSETMVTQRGGRRWSTADAYLRPALRRTNLTIRTEALVSRVLFERDPAGAPRAVGVEYLQGAASHAVTARREVILCGGAINSPQLLMLSGIGDRDELTGQGIEVVHHAPEVGANLQDHLVAGIGYGVEADSLFTAEKPRQLLDYLIRHRGMLTSNVGEAYGFVRSRSDLDLPDLELIFAPAPFYYEGLLDPTEHGVMLATVLLRPHSRGRVTLASGDPTAKPVIDPRYLSDSAGADRAALMSGLRTCAELAASPAMKAILGPLIYPPQAPSEMEAALELALNGYSHTLYHPVGTCRMGTDEASVVTPRLEVRGVHGLRVADASVMPLLIRGHTHAPSVFVGEQAAKFLSAGR, encoded by the coding sequence ATAACCGCGGACTATGTGATCGTCGGCTCGGGATCCGCCGGTGCGGTCCTCGCCAACCGGCTCAGCGACGACCCCGGCACCACCGTCGTGCTGCTCGAGGCGGGGCCGCCCGACAAGAACAAGTTTGCGCACATTCCTGCCGCCTTCGCGAAACTATTTCGCACAGAAGTGGATTGGGACTATCTCACCGAGCCGCAGCCGGGGCTGAACAACCGGCAGATCTATTGGCCGCGCGGGAAGATGTTCGGCGGATCTTCGTCGATGAACGCGATGATGTGGGTCCGCGGCTTCCGCGCCGACTACGACGAGTGGGCGCTGCTGGCGGGTGAGGAGTGGGGATTCGCCGCCGCGGTAGAGCAGTACCGGCGCATCGAGAACGTCGAAGAGGCTCAGTACCCGGACGAGGGGGCAGCCGGGCCGCTGCACATCTCGCGGCAGCGCAGTCCGCGCGCGTCGACAGCCGCTTACCTGACCGCGGTGCAAGAAGCCGGGTTCGCGGTGGAACCGCCGAACCGGCCGCAGCCGGACGGGTTCAGCGAAACCATGGTCACCCAGCGGGGCGGTCGCCGATGGAGCACGGCAGATGCCTATCTGCGGCCTGCGCTGCGGCGGACAAATCTGACCATCCGGACCGAAGCGCTCGTCTCCCGTGTTCTTTTCGAACGTGATCCGGCAGGCGCACCGCGCGCAGTCGGCGTGGAATACCTGCAGGGCGCCGCCTCGCACGCGGTCACCGCGCGCCGCGAAGTGATCCTCTGCGGCGGCGCAATCAACAGCCCACAACTGCTCATGCTCTCCGGCATCGGCGATCGGGACGAGCTCACCGGGCAGGGCATCGAGGTCGTACACCATGCCCCGGAGGTCGGCGCGAATCTGCAAGACCATCTGGTCGCCGGCATCGGCTACGGCGTCGAAGCGGACTCGCTGTTCACCGCGGAGAAGCCGCGCCAGCTGTTGGATTATCTGATCCGGCACCGCGGCATGCTCACCTCCAATGTCGGTGAGGCCTACGGGTTCGTGCGCAGCCGATCCGATCTCGACCTGCCCGACCTGGAATTGATCTTCGCGCCGGCGCCCTTCTATTACGAAGGGCTGCTCGACCCCACAGAGCACGGCGTCATGCTGGCGACGGTACTGCTGCGGCCGCACAGCCGCGGCCGCGTCACCCTCGCCTCGGGCGACCCGACGGCGAAACCGGTCATCGATCCCAGATATCTCTCCGACAGTGCGGGGGCCGACCGCGCCGCTCTCATGTCCGGACTGCGGACCTGCGCCGAACTGGCGGCATCGCCTGCGATGAAAGCGATACTCGGGCCGTTGATCTATCCGCCGCAAGCGCCGAGCGAGATGGAAGCAGCCCTCGAGCTGGCGCTGAACGGCTACTCACACACCCTCTACCACCCGGTGGGCACCTGCCGGATGGGTACCGACGAAGCAAGCGTGGTCACACCGCGACTGGAAGTCCGTGGCGTGCACGGACTTCGGGTCGCCGATGCGTCGGTGATGCCGCTGCTCATCCGTGGCCACACCCATGCGCCGAGCGTTTTCGTCGGCGAACAAGCGGCCAAGTTCCTCAGCGCAGGGCGCTGA
- a CDS encoding CDGSH iron-sulfur domain-containing protein — translation MHNELESLLTRALTLDRHFAKLMEGHPAGSAAPLQDSVIRPLTEAFTEMTGRGPDVNADDETGAETTDQVWQLARDITRFRGNPGLPTGVQEATAALQHLAVLSADDPDARVAELTALQSGLESQIQVAPDGPYLVTNATKITDWLGVAIRTLPQLALCRCGASETKPLCDGSHARIGFSGDKDPQRVPDSRETYEGVAVTVLDNRGLCAHSGFCTDRLPNVFRASAEPFVAPSGGRMDEIKRAARACPSGALGYAIDGKEGDAPAREPAIEVSKDGPYRISGGIPLVDCGQRNTGASSEHYSLCRCGHSQNKPFCSGMHYYVGFADPVPSEEPTLFEWAGGLPALTRMTHIFYGKYVPEDPLLAPLFASMSPDHPERVAAWLGETFGGPKLYTEMYGGYEHMVAEHAGKALTEEWRARWAQLISRAADDAGLPTDAEFRAAFAAYIEWGSRIALENSQPGATPPPHMPVPRWWWVCNATPGSRVSALTPPADADHTIELPSPDEPVSFDRHIKPLFRAMDRKSMSFVFDLWSHTDVVQHAAGILDRLQQGSMPCDGRWPQDHIDVFARWIADATPE, via the coding sequence GTGCACAACGAACTGGAGTCCTTGCTGACCCGGGCCCTGACGCTCGACCGGCACTTCGCCAAGCTTATGGAAGGCCACCCGGCAGGAAGCGCTGCGCCCCTGCAAGATTCGGTGATCCGACCACTGACGGAAGCGTTCACCGAGATGACCGGCCGGGGCCCCGACGTCAACGCCGACGACGAAACCGGAGCAGAAACCACAGACCAGGTGTGGCAGCTGGCGCGCGACATTACCCGATTCCGCGGCAACCCCGGACTACCGACCGGGGTCCAGGAGGCCACCGCCGCCCTTCAACACCTGGCCGTCCTGTCCGCCGACGACCCGGACGCTCGCGTGGCCGAGCTCACCGCGCTCCAGTCGGGCCTGGAATCCCAGATCCAGGTTGCCCCCGACGGGCCGTACCTGGTCACCAACGCCACCAAGATCACCGACTGGCTCGGGGTGGCCATCCGAACGCTTCCACAGCTGGCCCTGTGCCGCTGTGGAGCTTCGGAGACCAAACCGCTCTGCGACGGCAGCCATGCCCGCATCGGATTCAGCGGCGACAAAGATCCGCAGCGGGTGCCCGACAGCCGGGAAACCTACGAAGGCGTTGCGGTCACCGTTCTCGACAACCGCGGCCTGTGTGCCCACTCCGGGTTCTGCACCGATCGGTTGCCGAACGTATTCCGTGCTAGCGCAGAACCTTTCGTCGCACCGAGCGGCGGCCGGATGGACGAGATCAAACGGGCGGCACGAGCCTGCCCCTCCGGCGCTCTCGGTTACGCAATCGACGGTAAGGAGGGCGACGCCCCGGCCAGGGAACCCGCGATCGAAGTATCGAAGGACGGCCCGTACCGGATCTCCGGTGGCATCCCGCTGGTCGATTGCGGCCAACGCAACACGGGCGCGTCGAGCGAGCACTACAGCCTCTGCCGGTGTGGGCACTCGCAGAACAAGCCGTTCTGCAGTGGGATGCACTATTACGTCGGATTCGCCGATCCGGTGCCCTCCGAGGAGCCGACGCTGTTCGAGTGGGCAGGCGGCCTGCCTGCGCTCACCCGGATGACGCACATCTTCTACGGCAAGTACGTCCCCGAAGATCCGCTACTCGCACCGCTTTTCGCCAGCATGTCACCCGATCATCCCGAGCGCGTGGCCGCCTGGCTCGGCGAGACCTTCGGCGGACCGAAGCTGTACACCGAGATGTACGGTGGCTACGAGCACATGGTCGCCGAGCACGCGGGCAAGGCGCTCACCGAGGAGTGGCGGGCGCGGTGGGCGCAGCTCATCTCTCGTGCCGCGGATGACGCCGGGTTACCGACCGACGCGGAATTCCGGGCCGCATTCGCCGCCTATATCGAGTGGGGATCGCGTATCGCACTGGAGAATTCGCAACCGGGCGCAACTCCACCGCCACACATGCCGGTGCCACGGTGGTGGTGGGTATGCAACGCCACACCCGGGTCCCGGGTTTCCGCCCTCACACCTCCCGCCGATGCCGACCACACCATCGAACTACCGAGCCCGGACGAACCGGTCAGCTTCGACCGGCACATCAAACCGCTGTTCCGGGCGATGGACCGCAAATCGATGAGCTTCGTCTTCGATCTGTGGTCGCACACCGACGTCGTACAGCACGCCGCCGGCATCCTCGACCGACTCCAGCAAGGATCCATGCCCTGCGACGGCCGCTGGCCCCAAGACCATATCGATGTCTTCGCCCGCTGGATCGCCGACGCCACTCCCGAATAA
- a CDS encoding 2-phosphosulfolactate phosphatase has product MSGDEWFGQRSWGVRFEWGVAGALALAPGSACVVIVDVLSFTTSVSVAVEAGTEVIPYPWRNDSAAEFAERHNAEVAVGRRAVSAQQPWSLSPAALRRAPTARRLVLPSPNGSAIAAAVAGVPVVAGSLRNADAVAAWIHRQGWGTPELPVTVIAAGEHWPGQPVLRPAVEDLLGAGAIIHGLNQRGASALSPEALVAEASYTDVEIATIVIECSSGRELTEGGFAEDVAIATELDTTDVVPLLVDGVFIDGRRR; this is encoded by the coding sequence GTGTCGGGTGACGAGTGGTTCGGACAGCGATCATGGGGCGTGCGCTTCGAGTGGGGTGTGGCGGGTGCACTGGCTTTGGCGCCCGGGAGCGCGTGTGTGGTGATTGTCGACGTGTTGTCGTTCACCACATCGGTTTCGGTGGCCGTCGAGGCGGGCACGGAGGTCATTCCTTACCCGTGGCGCAACGACAGTGCTGCCGAATTCGCCGAGCGACACAATGCGGAAGTCGCCGTCGGGCGGCGTGCGGTCAGCGCACAGCAGCCTTGGTCGTTGTCGCCTGCCGCTTTGCGGCGCGCGCCGACAGCACGGCGCTTGGTGTTGCCCTCTCCCAACGGTTCGGCCATCGCGGCGGCGGTGGCGGGAGTGCCGGTGGTCGCCGGGTCGCTGCGGAATGCCGATGCAGTCGCTGCGTGGATTCACCGGCAGGGGTGGGGCACACCGGAGCTGCCGGTCACGGTGATCGCCGCGGGCGAGCATTGGCCGGGACAGCCGGTGCTCCGCCCCGCGGTCGAGGACCTGCTCGGTGCGGGCGCGATCATCCACGGGCTGAACCAGCGCGGTGCGAGCGCGCTGTCACCGGAGGCACTCGTCGCCGAGGCGAGCTACACCGATGTGGAGATCGCGACCATCGTCATCGAGTGTTCCTCCGGTCGTGAGCTCACGGAAGGCGGGTTCGCCGAAGACGTCGCGATTGCCACCGAACTCGATACCACCGACGTAGTGCCGCTGCTCGTCGACGGCGTCTTCATCGATGGCCGGCGCAGGTGA
- a CDS encoding DoxX family protein produces MHIAYIVVTVLAAVAAAVAAAIDVVRPQWLLDNMQNYGIPAQVLGLLGVIKAIGALGLLVGLAIPPIGLAAAIGLVLYFLGAVVTIVRARWYSDIAYPLPWLVLAAGSLGLFVAA; encoded by the coding sequence GTGCATATCGCCTACATCGTCGTCACCGTTCTCGCCGCGGTGGCAGCCGCGGTCGCGGCAGCCATCGATGTTGTCCGGCCGCAGTGGCTGCTGGACAACATGCAGAACTACGGCATCCCTGCGCAGGTGCTCGGCCTGCTGGGTGTCATCAAAGCCATCGGCGCGCTCGGCCTCCTGGTCGGCCTCGCCATCCCTCCCATCGGCTTGGCTGCCGCTATCGGCTTGGTTCTGTATTTCCTCGGTGCGGTCGTTACCATCGTGCGCGCCCGCTGGTACTCCGACATCGCCTACCCGCTGCCGTGGCTCGTGCTTGCAGCCGGATCTCTCGGCCTCTTCGTGGCCGCATGA
- a CDS encoding sigma-70 family RNA polymerase sigma factor: MHAQDLLARRFETHRDHLRSIAYRMLGSSSEAEDAVQEAWLRLALSDTGDMENLAGWLTTVVSRICLDMLRSRAARREDPVDSIADHGDTAYDSDPEHEAVLIDSVGRALLVVLDTLGPDERVAFVLHDMFAVPFDQIAPIVRRTTATTKRLASRARSRARGDATASSAELAEQRHVVEAFLAAARSGDLAALLVVLAPEVVRTADPAALPAGMALVARGADAVAKETLVLRRRSQVAALALVNGTVGIIVAPRGRLLLALTVTVEGDRIAAYEVYADPARLRQLELAVLPD; encoded by the coding sequence ATGCACGCACAGGATTTGCTGGCGCGCCGATTCGAAACGCATCGCGACCACCTGCGGTCGATTGCCTATCGGATGCTCGGGTCTTCGAGCGAAGCCGAAGATGCGGTTCAGGAGGCATGGCTGCGGCTGGCGCTGTCCGACACCGGCGATATGGAGAATTTGGCGGGTTGGCTGACGACGGTCGTCTCACGGATCTGCCTGGACATGCTGCGATCGCGAGCCGCGCGACGCGAAGACCCCGTGGACTCCATCGCCGATCACGGCGACACGGCCTACGACAGCGACCCGGAACACGAAGCCGTGCTTATTGATTCGGTGGGGCGCGCGCTGCTGGTGGTGCTGGACACCCTCGGCCCCGACGAGCGGGTGGCGTTCGTGTTGCACGACATGTTCGCGGTGCCGTTCGATCAGATCGCGCCGATCGTGCGGCGCACGACTGCCACCACCAAGAGACTCGCGAGCCGGGCCCGATCGCGCGCACGCGGTGACGCGACCGCATCCAGCGCCGAACTCGCCGAGCAGCGCCATGTCGTCGAGGCGTTCCTCGCCGCCGCACGCAGTGGTGACCTCGCTGCTTTGCTGGTGGTATTGGCACCGGAGGTGGTGCGCACCGCTGATCCGGCCGCGCTGCCCGCCGGAATGGCCTTGGTTGCCCGTGGCGCGGATGCCGTGGCGAAAGAGACTCTGGTGCTTCGCAGGCGCTCGCAGGTCGCCGCCCTTGCCCTGGTCAACGGCACAGTCGGCATCATTGTGGCGCCGCGCGGTCGGCTGTTGCTTGCGCTCACGGTGACCGTCGAAGGCGATCGGATCGCGGCCTACGAGGTGTACGCCGATCCGGCTCGCCTGCGGCAGCTCGAGCTGGCCGTGCTTCCTGACTGA
- a CDS encoding DoxX family protein → MFVATVIISVLLAGMLSMSAFFKITRRPQFVEGYAAIGVPERWLNPLAALLLAGATGLLIGLWFAPVGIAAAVGLILYFLGGIGFHVKSKDWKGMPVPAAILILSIVALVLRIATA, encoded by the coding sequence ATGTTCGTTGCGACCGTCATTATTTCTGTATTGCTTGCCGGCATGTTGTCCATGTCGGCGTTCTTCAAGATCACTCGGCGCCCGCAGTTCGTCGAGGGGTATGCCGCCATCGGGGTGCCGGAGAGATGGCTGAATCCATTGGCCGCACTGCTGCTCGCGGGTGCGACGGGTCTGCTCATCGGCCTGTGGTTCGCGCCGGTCGGGATTGCTGCCGCGGTCGGGCTGATTCTCTACTTTCTCGGCGGTATCGGCTTCCACGTGAAGTCCAAGGACTGGAAGGGCATGCCTGTGCCCGCAGCCATTCTGATCCTGTCGATCGTCGCACTTGTGCTGCGTATCGCCACTGCGTGA
- a CDS encoding trans-aconitate 2-methyltransferase has translation MWDPEKYLAFDDHRSRAFFDLLNRVAAEQPRRVVDLGCGPGHLTLALAQRWPGAVIEASDSSPDMVAAARDRGVDATLGTVEAWHPAPDTDVVICNAVLQWGPTHTTLLPRWVDRMPSGAWLAFQVPGNFDAPSHRTIRELASRDRWRAELAPSGILEPRAVLDPDGYARLLTRCQIDAWETTYLQRLEGEDPVLEWLTGTALRPVRDVIDDTEWQEFTAQLAPLLRAEYPRHTDGTTWLPFRRVFVVGRKTG, from the coding sequence ATGTGGGATCCCGAGAAGTACCTTGCGTTCGACGATCACCGTTCACGCGCGTTCTTCGATCTGCTGAACCGCGTGGCCGCCGAACAGCCGCGCCGGGTAGTTGATCTCGGATGCGGGCCGGGTCATCTGACCCTCGCACTCGCCCAGCGCTGGCCGGGAGCGGTCATCGAGGCATCCGACTCCTCACCCGACATGGTCGCGGCCGCACGAGATCGCGGTGTCGACGCCACCCTCGGCACCGTCGAAGCGTGGCACCCTGCCCCTGATACCGACGTCGTGATCTGCAATGCCGTGTTGCAATGGGGGCCGACCCACACCACCCTGCTGCCACGATGGGTCGACCGCATGCCTTCGGGAGCCTGGCTGGCCTTCCAAGTTCCCGGCAACTTCGACGCGCCGTCCCACCGAACAATCCGCGAACTGGCGTCCCGGGATCGGTGGCGCGCGGAACTTGCCCCGTCGGGCATCCTCGAACCGCGAGCGGTGCTCGACCCAGATGGATACGCCCGGCTACTCACACGTTGTCAGATCGACGCATGGGAAACCACCTACCTCCAGCGCCTCGAGGGTGAAGACCCCGTACTGGAATGGCTCACCGGAACTGCCCTACGTCCCGTTCGCGATGTGATCGACGACACCGAATGGCAAGAATTCACCGCACAACTCGCCCCACTCCTGCGGGCGGAATACCCGCGCCACACCGACGGCACCACCTGGCTGCCTTTCCGCCGAGTGTTCGTCGTCGGCCGTAAGACCGGGTAG
- a CDS encoding nuclear transport factor 2 family protein, producing MLSLQEISDRLEIQDLMVRYSHAVDTRQWDLLDDVFTADAHIDYSAMGGAIGDLTSTKAFLAQVLPNFPAFQHLVGNSSITVHGDTATGRTMCHNPMLVENGDGQQSVMFCGLWYLDTFVRIDGRWRIKQRVEEKSYMYLTPATPSMG from the coding sequence ATGCTGTCGTTGCAGGAGATTTCCGATCGCCTGGAGATCCAGGATCTGATGGTCCGCTACTCGCACGCGGTCGACACTCGGCAGTGGGACCTGCTCGACGACGTCTTCACCGCGGACGCGCACATCGACTACTCGGCAATGGGCGGTGCGATCGGCGACCTCACGTCGACGAAAGCCTTTCTCGCCCAGGTGCTCCCGAACTTCCCGGCATTCCAGCATTTGGTCGGCAATTCGTCGATCACTGTCCACGGCGACACCGCGACCGGCCGCACGATGTGCCATAATCCGATGCTTGTCGAGAACGGCGACGGACAGCAGAGCGTCATGTTCTGCGGCCTGTGGTACCTGGACACCTTCGTCCGCATCGACGGCCGATGGCGCATCAAGCAGCGCGTCGAGGAGAAGAGCTACATGTATCTCACGCCTGCGACGCCGAGCATGGGCTGA
- a CDS encoding PucR family transcriptional regulator yields the protein MTVTSSDRPDLTVSGRPVTSSLQDVRALSQQMVGHFVENVVPCRTLPGEALNGDITTVTRVCLELAVSMFDGTDIPEKTQQLRKVAAGWAREGIPIDTIHHAVHEGFKLGFDLILANATAADFDNLKQISRRLLEILDTITSTVSQAYVRELRAVVSEHHTAAHTLTSALLGGHPTSTMARECGIEIAESYSVLAVSIPQHPEECNPRVDSTVVARRKLRRVQAELATRCGEGALSLLSVDGGTILLPAALFEDDTLDSLVDQLSHAAQVPITAAVMPATPPQVPAAADQAHELLDMVARLHCAHGLYRFDDLALEYQLTRPGPGLDHLRTLLDPLDEHPELLETLQRHISNNLNRQRTGRALHVHTNTVDYRLKRIGQLTGFDPAQASGVWYLRSALIARSYKQPRPGGPQREAS from the coding sequence ATGACCGTCACCAGTTCGGATCGACCGGATCTGACCGTATCGGGCAGGCCGGTGACGTCCTCACTGCAGGATGTCCGGGCATTGTCACAGCAGATGGTCGGGCACTTCGTCGAGAACGTCGTCCCATGCCGGACGCTGCCGGGCGAGGCGCTCAACGGCGACATCACCACTGTCACCCGGGTCTGCCTGGAGTTGGCGGTGAGCATGTTCGACGGCACCGATATTCCGGAGAAGACCCAGCAGCTGCGGAAGGTCGCCGCAGGGTGGGCCCGCGAGGGCATCCCGATCGACACGATCCACCATGCCGTGCACGAGGGTTTCAAGCTCGGTTTCGATCTCATCCTGGCCAATGCCACCGCCGCCGACTTCGACAATCTCAAGCAGATCAGCCGGCGATTGCTCGAAATCCTCGACACCATCACCTCTACCGTCTCGCAGGCCTATGTCCGGGAGCTGCGGGCGGTGGTCAGTGAGCACCACACCGCCGCACACACTCTCACCTCGGCACTGCTCGGCGGCCACCCCACCTCCACCATGGCGCGCGAATGCGGGATCGAGATCGCCGAATCGTATTCCGTTCTCGCCGTGTCGATTCCGCAACACCCCGAGGAATGCAATCCCAGGGTCGACAGCACCGTGGTCGCCCGGCGCAAGTTGCGCCGCGTACAGGCCGAGCTGGCGACCCGATGTGGCGAGGGCGCGCTGTCACTATTGAGCGTCGACGGCGGCACCATCCTGCTTCCCGCCGCACTGTTCGAGGACGACACCCTCGACTCGCTCGTCGACCAACTCTCCCACGCCGCACAGGTCCCGATCACCGCCGCGGTCATGCCCGCGACCCCGCCCCAGGTGCCCGCCGCAGCTGATCAAGCCCACGAACTGCTCGACATGGTGGCCCGACTGCACTGCGCCCACGGCCTGTATCGCTTCGACGATCTCGCCCTGGAATACCAGCTCACTCGGCCGGGCCCCGGCCTCGACCACCTACGCACCCTGCTCGACCCGCTCGACGAGCACCCCGAACTGCTCGAAACCCTGCAACGCCATATCAGCAACAACCTCAATCGTCAGCGCACCGGACGCGCCCTGCACGTGCACACCAACACCGTCGACTATCGACTCAAGCGCATCGGTCAGCTCACCGGCTTCGACCCCGCCCAAGCCTCCGGCGTCTGGTACCTCAGATCCGCGCTGATCGCCCGCAGCTACAAGCAACCGAGGCCAGGGGGCCCACAGCGCGAAGCGAGCTAG
- a CDS encoding IS481 family transposase, translating into MSHRNAPLTELGRLRLARCVVDEGWPLRRAAERFQVSATTASRWAGRYRLQGPAGMVDRSSRPHHSPRRTPTRTERRIIKVRVLRRWGPARIAYLLGLHPSTVHRVLTRYRLARLRWLDRATSQPVRRYEHDAPGDLIHIDVKKLGKIPDGGGWRKLGRSAGNRNSQAHKLTRVNNVHGNPMHGYHYLHTALDDHSRLAYTELLGDERKETAAAFWARANAWFTANGIITRKVLTDNGSCYRSRTFAEALGPVVHKRTRPYRPQTNGKVERFHRTLADEWAYARLYRSDVERCAAFTTWLHTYNHHRGHTALAGHPPASRVTNLSGQYS; encoded by the coding sequence GTGTCTCACCGTAATGCCCCGCTCACGGAGTTGGGCCGGTTGCGTCTTGCTCGTTGTGTCGTCGATGAAGGTTGGCCGCTCCGCCGGGCGGCCGAACGGTTCCAGGTCTCGGCCACCACCGCGTCGAGGTGGGCGGGTCGCTATCGCCTGCAGGGCCCGGCGGGCATGGTCGATCGGTCCTCGCGACCACATCACAGCCCGCGCCGGACACCGACTCGCACCGAACGCCGCATCATCAAAGTTCGTGTGCTGCGCCGATGGGGACCGGCCCGCATCGCCTACCTACTGGGCTTGCATCCCTCGACGGTGCACCGGGTCCTGACCCGCTACCGGCTGGCACGGCTGCGCTGGCTCGACCGCGCCACCAGCCAACCGGTACGCCGCTATGAACACGATGCCCCGGGCGATCTGATCCACATCGACGTCAAGAAACTCGGCAAGATCCCCGACGGCGGTGGCTGGCGCAAGCTCGGCCGTTCCGCTGGCAACCGAAATTCCCAGGCGCACAAGCTAACCAGGGTCAACAATGTTCACGGCAACCCGATGCACGGCTACCACTACCTGCACACTGCCCTCGATGATCATTCCCGGCTGGCCTATACCGAACTCCTCGGTGACGAGCGCAAGGAAACCGCCGCCGCGTTCTGGGCACGCGCCAACGCCTGGTTCACCGCCAACGGCATCATCACCCGAAAGGTGTTGACCGACAACGGGTCCTGCTACCGATCCCGCACCTTCGCCGAGGCCCTAGGGCCGGTGGTCCACAAACGCACCCGTCCCTACCGGCCCCAAACCAACGGCAAGGTCGAACGCTTCCACCGCACCCTGGCCGACGAGTGGGCCTATGCGCGGCTCTACCGCAGCGATGTTGAACGATGCGCAGCCTTCACCACCTGGCTCCACACCTACAATCACCACCGCGGCCACACCGCACTCGCAGGCCACCCGCCCGCTAGCCGCGTTACTAACCTCTCAGGTCAGTACAGCTAG